Proteins from a genomic interval of Streptomyces sp. NBC_01445:
- a CDS encoding aldehyde dehydrogenase family protein, with product MPLLDPKTWQARPLSGDEHEVTEPATGERLATVTLASPDDVRTAAKAAAAAQGDWARQPHFARAAVLRRAGDLFTEHADELRTWLVRESGSIPGKADFELHVAAQECYEAAALASRPAGHVLPSEAPRLSYTRRVPAGVVGVIAPFNAPLILSIRSVAPALALGNAVVLKPDPRTAVCGGLALAAVLAAAGLPEDVLHVLPGGADAGQALVADPDVPVISFTGSTGAGRAVGEAAGRHLKRAHLELGGNSALIVLADADLDAVISTAAWGSFFHQGQICMTTGRHLVHASLYEEYVERLAAKADSLAVGDPHREQVHLGPVIDAAQLAKIHGLVEASTAAGAKLAAGGKHRDLFYRPTVLAGVDDSTPAYAEEVFGPVAPVRSFTDADEAAALAAASPYGLSLGIVTRDPARGLDLAERIPTGIVHINDQTVNDEAVAPFGGVAASGTGARFGGEANIEAFTETRWTTVRGDVAGYPF from the coding sequence ATGCCCCTGCTCGACCCGAAGACCTGGCAGGCCCGCCCGCTGTCGGGCGATGAGCACGAGGTCACGGAGCCCGCCACGGGCGAGCGCCTCGCCACCGTCACGCTCGCCTCCCCGGACGACGTCCGCACCGCGGCGAAGGCCGCCGCAGCGGCCCAGGGCGACTGGGCCCGGCAGCCCCACTTCGCGCGCGCCGCCGTCCTGCGCCGCGCGGGCGACCTGTTCACCGAGCACGCCGACGAGCTGCGCACCTGGCTCGTGCGCGAGTCGGGATCCATCCCGGGCAAGGCCGACTTCGAGCTGCACGTCGCCGCCCAGGAGTGCTACGAGGCCGCAGCCCTGGCATCCCGGCCCGCCGGCCACGTCCTGCCCAGCGAGGCGCCGCGCCTTTCGTACACACGCCGCGTCCCGGCCGGTGTCGTCGGCGTCATCGCCCCCTTCAACGCCCCGCTCATCCTCTCCATCCGCTCCGTCGCCCCGGCCCTCGCGCTCGGCAACGCCGTCGTCCTCAAGCCGGACCCGCGCACGGCGGTCTGCGGCGGTCTCGCCCTAGCGGCCGTCCTCGCCGCCGCGGGTCTGCCGGAGGACGTCCTCCACGTGCTGCCAGGCGGGGCGGACGCGGGCCAGGCGCTCGTAGCCGACCCGGACGTCCCCGTCATCTCCTTCACCGGCTCCACCGGCGCGGGCCGGGCCGTCGGCGAGGCCGCGGGGCGCCACCTCAAGCGCGCACACCTGGAACTCGGCGGCAACTCCGCCCTGATCGTCCTGGCGGACGCCGACCTCGATGCCGTCATCTCCACCGCGGCCTGGGGCTCCTTCTTCCACCAGGGCCAGATCTGCATGACGACCGGCCGCCACCTCGTCCATGCCTCGCTCTACGAGGAGTACGTCGAACGCCTCGCCGCGAAGGCCGACTCTCTCGCCGTCGGCGATCCGCACCGCGAACAGGTTCACCTCGGCCCCGTCATCGACGCGGCCCAACTCGCCAAGATCCACGGCCTGGTGGAGGCCAGCACCGCAGCGGGGGCGAAGCTCGCCGCGGGTGGCAAGCACCGCGACCTCTTCTACCGGCCGACGGTTCTCGCGGGCGTCGACGACAGCACCCCCGCATACGCCGAGGAGGTCTTCGGCCCCGTCGCACCCGTCCGGTCCTTCACCGACGCCGACGAGGCGGCCGCGCTGGCCGCCGCGAGCCCGTACGGCCTCTCCCTCGGCATCGTCACCCGCGACCCGGCGCGCGGGCTCGACCTCGCCGAGCGCATCCCCACCGGCATCGTCCACATCAACGACCAGACGGTGAACGACGAGGCGGTCGCCCCGTTCGGCGGGGTCGCGGCGTCCGGCACGGGAGCCCGCTTCGGCGGCGAGGCGAACATCGAGGCGTTCACCGAGACCCGGTGGACGACGGTCCGCGGCGACGTGGCGGGCTATCCGTTCTGA